Part of the Aquila chrysaetos chrysaetos chromosome Z, bAquChr1.4, whole genome shotgun sequence genome is shown below.
CAAGTGAAACTATCTCAATACGCATCACTGATACCTGGCAGTAGCAGATGCTTAAGAGAAAGAGTGTAAGAAGCTACATTAGAATGGAGTGACTCTTCCTCTGGTgcatcatattttcttcttccagcaaATAGTAGTTCAGGGACGGAGCTGGAGGAAGCACTTGCATTGGTGTCTTAAACAACTGACAATGAAATGAAAGATCTTGCAAACTCAGTGCCAGCTCTTTCCAGTCACCTGCTCTTTCACTCCCAATGAAGAATCAAGACAATCATGCAAGGGAAAGCCAACAGGACACTGCTTACTGAAGTACACCCACCAGAATTGGAGGCAGATCCCTCAGTACTTAAGCAGCATTATATACCTGGGAAATTTCCTTCCATGGCAGCATGGCCAAAGTAGCTGAGGAATATCTAGCACATATTTTAGATTACTTGTTCAAACTGTGAGTTTTTTTGTATAGCTAGgcatctgtattaaaaaaaaagtgtgaccCAGccctctgaaaatgttttctgtggatTAGAGTGGAGAAGGAATACTGATTCTGTTGCCCCCCTTACCCATCCATGACACAACTTCCTAAACACtgcaaaggggaagggaaaagttTGTTACCTCTCACAAATGTATAGAGGGGACATTAAAATAGCTGTTTCAGATAACTGGGTGAGGAATAGTCATAAACATAATCCAAGGCTTCCTAATAAAAAGTAAGTTTTCTAGTGAAGAATCAGCAAAAGACTCATTTCAAGTATTTGGGTTGGACCTCCATGCACCTGACCTGGTCAAGTATGCTTAGAAGTGTCTGGGGTGAATTTTGCTTAATATGTCTTTCCTTTAGGACACTGACTAAACTAGAGATGAGAGTCACTGACAAGAGAACCATactggaaacaaaactgaaaatttgaTCCCAATCTGAAGACATGGAAGATTTTTACACCACATACAGTTCTGTTGATAGTTGAATTTCAAGGAGACACTTTCAGAGATATGAAGACATGACTTACTATCTGTGTTCATCTTTCTTACCCATTCAAATTTCAGTCAACacagtgaaaagagaaagaacctAAGAGTTATCTCTTAACCTAAGAGATAGGTTATAACCTAAGGTTATAAcctaagagagagagagttatCAGAGACTGGACTTTCTCAAAAGTTTCCTCAACAGGCTTCCTCCTTTtcagactgctgctgcttccactaACGGAGATCCTTGTGGCCCACTTCTGTCTGCTCTTTGCCTTTCATATTCCAATCCTCCTTCCCTGTCTCCCATACCATCTCAATATAATCCTCAGTTGCTCTCACGCTTCACGCTTTTGTACTCTTGGAAGTGGCTACTTGTCACAAAAAGCTTGTCGAGAAGCTGGACAGACACCCAAACTATTTTAACATTGTTCTTTCCCTCTATGTTATAGCCACATATGAACCTCAAGCATGCCTGTGAAATAGAGTTGATATAAAACATGTAAGTAAACTCTTGCCTAAGAAAAATTCTGCctaaaaatttcttcaccaatacattttgaaatgtttttctttttcattttttttttcacgcCCTATGGATCTGAAACCTGTGCAAGACCACAGTTCTAATAATTTCAGTCTGGTTATTACCTGTATCTTGCAACAGACTCCTCTCCTTTTACATATTAAAGAGAGCATaatgtttctggtttggttCAGTCTTCTCTGCTTGGGTCTCTGTTGTTCTAAGATCTAAGCTAAAGCTGAGTGGAGGTACAGGTTTTTCATTTGGATACTCACATAGTTTTGTACCTTACCTGTGCTATGAAGGGTTACACTTCATCAACCATACGCAGAtgtccttatttttttttaccttttgtaACATTTCTTGTGAAACGGAAGCTAGATCTTTGCAATAAAGCTTGTGAGAGTCTTAATGAATTTGTTTGCCCATCTTGAACGGATTTGGTTTGTTGAAGCATCCACTCTAAGAAGTTAtgatttcagcagaaacatCTTGGAACATACACCTGTATTATGTGTACATATGCATACACTGTCCCCAGTACTCATCAGCCTCATGTGTGTACTTACTTTCAGGGTGTGCAGGGTGTCAGTCCATTCCATGGAACCTATCTGAGGTATAGCAGTAAGGAGTACGCTAGTAGCCTTATTTGCATTCCCTTTCAGCGTCTTTAAAACTTTATCCACTGACACCtagaaatacaataaaactgAGTGCTGTCTCTCAATTTTGATGGCACACATTTTAAATACCCAAATAAATCATTTAACTCATACATCTCTAAGTGAAAAGGTGAAGCCTTAAAATGCCACAATCTTTTTAGCCATTAAAAACTTCTTTCCTCTGTGGATTTATGACTGATTGTATTTTACACAAATAGGAGAACTAAAGCAGATACATCATTTTGCAGAGagctgcaaaagaagaaaacactagaCCAATTATTGGAAGACAAGCTCATACACAGAGCTCATGAGCTTCATACACACAGACTCCAAGATTCAGACAAGAGGAGATAAAAGGTTTGCTAGTAGTGAAGCAAgtttatgaaaatgaatgaggTAGCAACAattactttctttcttcttactttACGTTCTTACTTTCACAATTGTTCATCCAGAATAACTCAGTGATACTGATCTAAGTAAGAACAGATTTAGTTCAGTATGTGATCTCTTATTAAAACCTACAGGTTCTCATCCAGATCCCTCAGGACAAgacccagaggaaaaaaagcttcacTCACTGCTTCTTCATGTTCCTTCCAGCAGTCGTAATCTGTTGCCATGGCAATACTAGCATAACTCATTCCAGCTTCTTTTGCAAGAATCACTTCAGGCACTGTGGTCATGTTGATAACATCAGCTCCCCAGCTGCGAAACATCAAGCTTTCCGCTCGAGAACTGAAACGTGGGCCTTCGATTGTGATCATTGTCCCCTTGGAATGACACTGGAGCCCAAGCTTCTTGGCAGTCTCAATAAGAACCTGCAAAAGAGGCCAAtatcaggaaaaggaaacaattccCCTGGTGCGCTGCTTTTGCATTCCATCAAAAAACTtatatacaaaagaaattagCTTTATACAAAGCAGTCAAGCTTCACAGGGCTACAGCTGTCCAAAACCAAGGATCAGTTTCAGTTTCCTCATCCAGCAAGAGAAATTAATAGTCCTACTAACAGGAATGATATCTGAGTTTGTTAGTATCAGTTGGATTATTGTGTTCAGTGCAGATTAAGAAGAttggaaaacagaagatttttgcATGATATTTAGGCTGTGCTTACCTTGAGAACAGAATGGTGAAAACGCTCCATTGAGCGCTACATTACCACATGGTGGAGTTGAGCTGGTGAGAACAGTAATAGGAAatttactttttgaaaataaaactttacaaGCACGTACTTCAAAGAGTACCCTGGGAATCTGTAAAGAAATTATTACTACATTTTCCCATGTCAGTGACTGAGCTGTGCACTTTACATATACCATGTACTTCACATTAGTCTTTACAGTTCCAACTAGGACCTTCTATATGGCAGAATCATCATGACTTTCTCTCTTGGTAAATGGCCCGGGTAACACCAGTTGATACAGTAGGAATAAGAGTGTACCAGCATGTGTAAATGGGACTAGGACACCCATAACTGTCCTGAGTAGGAAGGGGAAAGTAACTATGATGACATCTGTTTAAAATGACcatcaacagaaaagaaacGCTTGAAAATAAGTATAAAAGCACCATGAAAATTTGTGACGGGACAGGAGAGACCTTCAcaccacagcagcagtgaaaaccTAGTCTGACACCACTAGAAGCTGATTTGTCAGCATCATGACCTTCACACAGGCCAGGTGGAGCAAAACGCTCTGCAAAGTCTGCACTCCAGCTGGTTGGTCAACCTGTCATACACGGGTGCTACAAGCAGCAATACCTCGAGTGTACTGTGTGACCTTGTGAGGTGTCTCCTTGCTGGAATGTGGATCAGTGGATTGTGTGGAGCAGCACAAGTACACATAAAGCCCGAGTACCCACATCTCCCACTGCTGATGCATGTGAACAGGTAAACCTGCACTCCCGAAGAGGGTGGGTATGCATGTAACCCACATGTGCTGGGGAAGGGTATTTGTGCATGCAACTGCATGAATATGCATGTAGGGGTAAAGCAGAGCTTCTGGGGATTAGCCACAGAATGACACTTAGAAATTTGTAGGTGTTTATTAACATGCTGTAAGTTAATCTAATATTAATTATACCTAATATTGTGGTTTATTGCTGATATTAATTCTGAATATATGATTCACTGATAGCCAGTTAATTAGACATTGCTAATATATCAATAGACAAGTCCAGTTGTGATTTGACTTAAACCACAGTTGAGCAGTATTTCCCCAAAACTTTTTTACAAAGTTCCAACTTCACTCCCTATAAGATATTGCAGTGAGCCCCAGTTTTGGAAAACAGTAATAACCAAGGCACcctacattattaaaaaatttgcaGTTGGATAAAAGATAAACTCCTTTCAGATTCTCATTTAATTTACAGTGCATAAACCAAGTAAACCAGagtattttcttgtatttgcaCCAATACAATTTAATATAAcgttttcagatgttttcatgcaaaattcCTTAAATAGTCTATTACATTAATAGTTTTgggtttattattattgcatttATCTACGAAATTCCCCTGAATTAGGATAAACTGGGCTGAAATGATCCAAACAATTTTCAGGGATAGTtccaggaaaaaagtttaagtCACTTTTATCTGGTATTTTCAAATGAAGTGAAAGTATCCCTTTTCTGCCTCACTAAGACCTCAAAACCACATGTTCTTTAAAACATCTGTTAGGCTGATTAGAACTCATAGGCTAATGAGATAATGATCACATGTGAGACTGGGAAGTAcctaaatgttttttctctgtttgaaaaGGAGCATTTCTCTGTTGGCTTTTCAAAAAATTTAATACCCAAAGAACACTGTCTCTAGCTACTTAACAATCAAATGCAAACTAGCCTTGGTGTATGTTTCCTGCAAGCTCAGAAAATGGCTTATGCATATCTGCTtaccttgtttaaaaaagaagaaagagacaCAGTGTAAAGTACTGCCAATCACTTCAATAATAACACTGTTTTTAATCCATTTCAGAAAGTGTACAGTTAGCTCTCAATAAACTCCTTGAATCTGTTGTGACATGACATCATGCTCAAAGTCAGTAAGCAACTATATGCCAACTAATCTTTAGTAAGAGCATGTGATAGGCTCTTGttgcatgaaaaatgcaaagtgttttgCATAATTTGCTGCTCAAATTATGAAGGGCAAAAGCATGCACATGTATAATATGTAGTGGTTTGTCTCCTCATGagatttaaaatgtctttacttCATTGCTCAGTAGTACAAATATTTGTACATGCTCTGGGTACGGATTGGGCCACCTGCTTCACAATTCAGCTTTGTCCTGCTCAGTGCAGTAACTGCGTCTCTTAGATGGATATGACTGATTCTGTAAGCATTCCTGTGCCCCTGGAGAATGCACCTCCTTGCAGCTTCTCATCAGAGCATTCCACAACAGCACAAAGTACGCAGTTCAAttttcaccttctcttttcctcaggTCTAAGAATACACTAAGTTGGCATATTTAATCACAGATACACTCCTCCCAGAAGCTTATAAAGGtgctgaaaaacagagcagtgTTTCACACTGCTTAGTCTAACTGTTTTTGAAGCCTGAAAATCTTGAAGTGACAAAACTAAGAGCAACAGTTAAGAATAAAAGCCTACTGTAATTTGGCTTGTTTCTACATTTAATATCCTTTAAACTAAGCCTTGACTCTTCACCACCACCCACTGCTACAATGCATAAAAGCACAAATGCAATATTGTAATTTCTGTGAATGTTAAAGTACTATTTATTCAATTTTTGTATTAAGTATGTAAAGTGCCTCTACCATAGGTGCAGTTTTATTCAGAACAAAAAGGAACTAATTCCTAATTCTATCTTCCTGCTTTGTCCACTTCATTCCTCTCTTGGCTTGTTACCTGATAAATAAAGATCTTTTGTCCTGTTATTAAGACCCCAGGGAAATCTAGGTTGCCAACTGACATCTTCTGCATATCTCCCTTAGGAAGACAGCTCCTATAGACACAAGATCTTTTACTTCCCATGCCTTCcaaatgttacatttttccttaataCCATCATATATATCTGAGAAACGGGAATAAAGAGGTGCAGATTACCTCTGTATTCTAAGAATGCATAATTAGAGTACTATATCATGAATAAGTGCCATAAAAAACCCATTTCTAAATACTATTACAA
Proteins encoded:
- the LOC115336865 gene encoding S-methyl-5'-thioadenosine phosphorylase isoform X2 — its product is MLILLMARHGRHHTIMPSNVNYRANIWALKEENCSHVLVTTACGSLREEIQPGDLVIIDQFIDRTTKRHCTLYDGQHSSLPGVCHIPMAEPFCTKTREVLIETAKKLGLQCHSKGTMITIEGPRFSSRAESLMFRSWGADVINMTTVPEVILAKEAGMSYASIAMATDYDCWKEHEEAVSVDKVLKTLKGNANKATSVLLTAIPQIGSMEWTDTLHTLKTTVQCSVLLPKQ